From Oscillatoria sp. FACHB-1407, a single genomic window includes:
- the rdgB gene encoding RdgB/HAM1 family non-canonical purine NTP pyrophosphatase — translation MSRLIVATGNPGKLQEMQAYLTDLDVELVLKPKDLEIDETGDTFAENAALKASEVARATGEWAIADDSGLMVDALDGAPGIFSSRYGRTDTERIERLLSELGNELDRQAQFVCVVAIARPDGAIALQSEGVCPGEILHAPRGTGGFGYDPVFYVPEQRMTFAEMPPEMKHEISHRGRAFISLMPQLKALLSA, via the coding sequence ATGTCTCGTCTGATCGTTGCCACTGGAAATCCCGGTAAATTGCAAGAGATGCAGGCTTACCTGACCGATCTCGATGTGGAGTTGGTGCTTAAACCCAAGGATTTGGAGATCGACGAAACAGGAGATACGTTTGCTGAGAATGCTGCTTTGAAAGCGTCTGAAGTGGCACGCGCCACCGGAGAATGGGCGATCGCAGACGATTCGGGGTTGATGGTAGATGCGTTAGACGGTGCACCAGGGATCTTTTCATCCCGTTATGGGCGTACTGATACGGAACGGATCGAGCGGTTGCTGTCAGAACTCGGCAATGAACTCGACCGACAAGCCCAGTTTGTTTGTGTCGTGGCGATCGCTCGTCCAGATGGGGCGATCGCGCTGCAATCCGAGGGAGTGTGTCCGGGAGAGATTCTACATGCCCCTCGCGGGACAGGTGGGTTTGGATACGATCCCGTTTTTTACGTTCCTGAGCAGCGAATGACGTTTGCTGAGATGCCCCCTGAGATGAAACATGAGATCAGCCACCGGGGACGAGCGTTTATTAGCCTGATGCCTCAACTCAAAGCTCTCTTATCGGCTTAA
- a CDS encoding phosphoglucomutase/phosphomannomutase family protein yields MAGSLSPASFANKPITFGTDGWRGVIAADFTFERVMLVAPLAAKALEQIYGDKTPTRTIIVGYDRRFLSAEFAQATAESVKAAGYDVMLSECYAPTPAFSWAAKQHNALGALVITASHNPAAYSGLKVKGGFGGSVPPEVTKKIEVMLQEPPQSTNGSTTASITTFNPWTSYCDALKAKVDLAAIKEAIATGRLTVFADVMHGAAASGLEQILGLPIREINSEADPLFEGGAPEPLPRYLSKMFDQIKTYRQQSPEGLSVGLVFDGDSDRIAAVDGQGNFLSSQILIPILIHHLATQRGFTGEIVKTISGSNLIPLVAKLHNLPVHETPIGYKYIADRMLEAQVFLGGEESGGIGYGTHIPERDALLSALYVLEAVVQSGLDLSDQYRQLQTQTGFTAAYDRIDLPLASMDVRSRLLEQLQTQPLKEIAGVAVTDCLAIDGYKFQLADQSWLLIRFSGTEPVLRLYSEAATLDRVHEILAWAKDWAEK; encoded by the coding sequence ATGGCAGGTTCTCTTTCTCCAGCGTCCTTCGCCAATAAGCCCATTACTTTTGGCACCGATGGTTGGCGAGGTGTGATTGCAGCTGATTTCACCTTTGAGCGAGTGATGTTGGTTGCCCCACTGGCAGCAAAAGCCTTGGAGCAGATTTATGGAGACAAAACCCCGACTCGCACCATCATTGTTGGATACGATCGCCGTTTTCTTTCGGCTGAGTTTGCGCAGGCAACCGCGGAGTCGGTCAAAGCGGCTGGGTATGATGTGATGCTGTCAGAGTGTTATGCGCCAACTCCGGCGTTTAGTTGGGCCGCCAAACAACACAATGCCCTCGGTGCGCTGGTCATCACCGCAAGCCACAATCCAGCGGCGTATTCGGGCTTAAAGGTGAAAGGGGGGTTTGGGGGTTCGGTTCCGCCAGAGGTGACGAAAAAGATTGAAGTGATGTTGCAAGAGCCGCCTCAGAGCACCAATGGTTCCACGACAGCGTCGATCACCACCTTTAACCCCTGGACGAGTTACTGCGATGCACTCAAGGCAAAGGTTGATTTAGCCGCGATTAAGGAGGCGATCGCCACGGGTCGGTTAACCGTGTTTGCTGATGTGATGCATGGCGCAGCAGCGAGTGGGCTAGAGCAAATCCTGGGTTTGCCGATTCGAGAGATCAACAGTGAGGCTGATCCGCTGTTTGAGGGTGGCGCACCGGAACCCCTGCCGCGTTACCTGTCTAAGATGTTTGACCAGATCAAGACCTACCGCCAACAGTCACCAGAGGGTTTGTCCGTTGGGTTGGTATTTGATGGAGATAGCGATCGCATTGCTGCTGTGGATGGGCAGGGCAACTTCCTCAGTTCCCAAATCCTGATTCCCATCTTGATTCATCACCTGGCAACACAGCGAGGCTTTACCGGAGAAATCGTCAAAACGATTAGCGGTTCTAACCTGATTCCCCTGGTGGCAAAACTCCACAACTTACCTGTTCACGAGACTCCAATCGGTTACAAATACATCGCCGATCGCATGTTAGAGGCACAGGTATTTTTGGGCGGTGAAGAGTCGGGGGGGATTGGCTATGGCACCCACATTCCAGAGCGGGATGCGTTGTTGTCAGCCCTTTATGTGTTGGAGGCTGTCGTTCAGTCGGGGCTTGACCTGAGCGACCAATATCGCCAACTGCAAACGCAAACGGGTTTCACTGCTGCCTACGATCGCATTGACCTGCCCCTCGCCAGTATGGATGTGCGATCGCGCCTGCTAGAACAACTGCAAACTCAACCCCTGAAGGAGATTGCTGGAGTTGCCGTGACTGACTGTCTGGCGATCGACGGATATAAGTTTCAGTTGGCGGATCAAAGCTGGCTCCTGATTCGCTTCAGCGGTACCGAGCCTGTGTTGCGGTTGTACTCTGAAGCAGCAACCCTCGATCGCGTTCACGAGATTCTCGCGTGGGCAAAAGATTGGGCGGAGAAGTAG
- a CDS encoding antibiotic biosynthesis monooxygenase codes for MTYSPSTQDYHVTAVINHLIKPGREEGYEEWLHGIVPVAKTFEGHLGVQILRPRSGEPPEYTIVLHFDQHAHLQAWLESKERHDWIERVQPLIQQSESIQVLTGLETWFQLPGRPQKTPPKRYKVATVTWLGVLLLSLLIGRFLAPYLAWMPWLVRQMVTSALVVWLLAYVVMPQLTRLFYGWLYPQSRQK; via the coding sequence ATGACTTACTCCCCATCCACTCAGGATTATCACGTTACCGCTGTTATCAATCACCTGATTAAACCCGGTCGAGAAGAGGGTTATGAAGAATGGCTACATGGCATCGTGCCCGTTGCTAAAACCTTTGAGGGTCATTTGGGAGTTCAGATTTTACGTCCCAGATCCGGAGAACCCCCGGAATACACAATCGTTCTACATTTTGATCAGCACGCTCATTTGCAGGCATGGCTGGAGTCAAAGGAGCGGCATGACTGGATTGAGCGCGTTCAGCCATTAATCCAACAATCGGAAAGTATTCAGGTGTTGACCGGGTTAGAAACCTGGTTTCAACTGCCAGGACGCCCCCAAAAAACTCCACCTAAGCGATACAAAGTGGCGACCGTCACCTGGTTAGGCGTGTTGCTGTTATCGTTGCTAATTGGACGATTTCTTGCTCCATATCTGGCATGGATGCCATGGCTCGTCAGGCAAATGGTGACATCGGCGTTAGTGGTCTGGTTGCTGGCTTATGTCGTTATGCCGCAATTGACCCGCCTGTTCTATGGGTGGCTTTATCCCCAATCCAGGCAGAAATGA
- a CDS encoding sensor domain-containing diguanylate cyclase encodes MKPTWKQVYPWMAAAVSNLDSVDSLLRQVIGMISTAYHAEVLLWAGLATGMSDTLQVYATAGALQAFEDSIDFEPDSISLPLQDESPSPEQGIWQFYPRVLPSWLLEQQQGPQLTQLKTGDLIVPVTSRGKLDQASFMGIVPVPTPLQFVLQLRRPKGQPPLLEASIDAHQPLLQPLSASVATQATRAQDGTKIVGWSDEDLDAIDVICGQLGFAYSALYWRQRLEQSRLQAALVGRIARLLNSSLNPDEIVGRIVAELGQGLQCDRSLLVDLRYTPVNILSIWDHPDRNLTPLQDRQIDPALWRNVVDMFLQGGASYLELRTADDEVDPLFDWLHDIGALSVLMVPLFIQEEFFGAVALLSYGQARVYQLDELQTLRQVADQAAIALTNAQHYQSLWHKQEALRLQNKSLQREIVQDELTHLMNRRSLERELEQLSTRSAWATQSVFSVIVCDIDYFKLVNDTHGHLVGDEVLQVLAQRLQRQLRRETPVYRYGGEEFVVILMETELTKAVDVAERLRQAIRANPIQTSAGKLDITASFGVAQQNSLQDHQAWDVLHRADQALYEAKRQGRDRVKAI; translated from the coding sequence GATGATTTCTACTGCATACCACGCAGAAGTCCTGTTGTGGGCAGGTTTGGCGACAGGCATGTCAGATACATTGCAGGTCTATGCCACTGCGGGAGCTTTGCAAGCATTTGAAGACAGTATCGATTTTGAGCCAGACTCGATTTCATTACCCCTCCAGGATGAGTCACCCAGCCCAGAACAGGGCATCTGGCAGTTTTACCCGCGTGTATTGCCGTCATGGTTGCTGGAACAACAGCAGGGGCCACAGTTAACCCAACTCAAAACAGGGGATTTGATTGTGCCTGTTACCAGTCGTGGGAAGCTGGATCAAGCCAGTTTTATGGGTATTGTACCCGTGCCTACACCACTGCAATTTGTGCTGCAACTACGTCGTCCCAAAGGACAACCCCCCCTGCTTGAAGCCTCGATCGATGCACATCAACCCCTGTTGCAACCCCTATCAGCAAGTGTCGCAACGCAGGCAACCCGCGCTCAAGATGGGACTAAGATTGTGGGTTGGAGCGATGAGGATCTAGACGCGATCGACGTGATATGTGGGCAGTTGGGGTTTGCTTACAGCGCGTTATATTGGCGACAACGATTAGAGCAGTCTCGACTTCAGGCAGCACTGGTGGGGCGTATCGCTCGATTACTCAACTCCAGTCTCAACCCCGATGAAATTGTAGGGCGCATCGTCGCTGAGTTGGGGCAGGGGCTACAGTGCGATCGCTCCTTATTAGTTGATTTACGCTATACCCCCGTTAACATTTTGTCCATTTGGGATCATCCAGACCGCAATCTGACCCCCCTGCAAGATCGGCAGATTGACCCTGCTCTATGGCGCAATGTGGTGGATATGTTTTTGCAGGGGGGTGCCTCCTATCTGGAATTGAGGACAGCAGATGATGAAGTTGATCCGCTGTTTGATTGGTTACATGACATTGGGGCATTGTCGGTTTTAATGGTGCCGCTGTTTATTCAAGAAGAATTTTTTGGAGCGGTGGCGTTGTTGTCCTATGGGCAGGCGCGAGTCTATCAACTCGATGAATTGCAAACCTTGCGGCAAGTGGCAGATCAGGCCGCGATCGCTCTTACCAATGCCCAACATTATCAGAGCCTCTGGCATAAACAAGAAGCGTTGAGGCTACAAAACAAATCCCTGCAACGAGAAATTGTGCAGGATGAGTTGACTCATTTAATGAATCGTCGTTCGCTGGAGCGTGAACTGGAACAGTTGAGCACGCGATCGGCATGGGCAACACAATCGGTCTTTAGCGTCATTGTGTGCGATATCGATTATTTCAAACTGGTGAATGACACCCACGGGCACCTGGTCGGCGACGAAGTTTTACAAGTGCTGGCACAACGCCTGCAACGTCAACTGCGCCGAGAAACCCCCGTGTATCGCTATGGTGGTGAAGAGTTTGTCGTGATTTTGATGGAGACGGAACTCACTAAAGCTGTCGATGTGGCTGAGCGGCTACGGCAAGCCATCCGGGCAAACCCGATTCAGACATCGGCTGGAAAGCTAGATATCACCGCCAGTTTTGGGGTGGCACAGCAAAACTCGCTGCAAGATCATCAGGCATGGGATGTGCTACACCGGGCGGATCAGGCGTTGTATGAGGCAAAGCGGCAGGGGCGCGATCGCGTCAAAGCCATCTAA